One window from the genome of Eublepharis macularius isolate TG4126 chromosome 15, MPM_Emac_v1.0, whole genome shotgun sequence encodes:
- the PITHD1 gene encoding PITH domain-containing protein 1 has translation MSHGHSHGGGSCCHGDDPEEPPERRGQAWGLYLRIDRERLECLNERREGSGKLVFRAWEDRGDRQQFVESDDDEELLFNIPFTGNVKLKGIIVMGEDGDTHPSEMRLFKNVPHMSFDDAAREPDQTFSLNHDVTGELEYPTKIARFSSIHHLSIHFSKNFGAETTKIFYIGLRGEWTEAHRHEVTICNYEAAANPADHRIDQITPQTHFIS, from the exons ATGTCTCACGGGCACAGCCACGGCGGGGGCAGCTGTTGCCATGGCGACGATCCTGAAGAGCCTCCCGAGCGGCGTGGCCAGGCCTGGGGCCTTTACTTGCGCATTGACCGCGAGCGGTTGGAGTGCCTGAACGAGCGCAGGGAGGGCAGCGGGAAGCTCGTCTTCCGCGCCTGGGAAGACCGCGGCGATCGCCAGCAG ttCGTTGAAAGTGATGATGATGAAGAGCTTCTATTTAATATTCC GTTTACAGGCAATGTGAAGTTGAAAGGGATAATTGTGATGGGAGAGGATGGTGACACTCATCCTTCAGAAATGCGATT GTTTAAGAATGTCCCCCACATGTCTTTCGATGACGCTGCCAGAGAGCCTGATCAAACGTTCAGCTTGAACCATGATGTTACAGGAGAACTGGAATATCCTACAAA aATTGCTCGCTTCTCAAGCATTCATCATCTCTCCATCCACTTCTCAAAGAACTTTGGTGCTGAGACAACAAAGATCTTTTACATAGGCCTGAGGGGAGAATGGACAGAG GCTCACCGCCACGAAGTGACCATCTGCAACTACGAGGCAGCAGCGAACCCAGCTGACCACAGAATTGATCAGATCACACCGCAGACGCACTTCATTTCTTAA